A window of the Paenibacillus woosongensis genome harbors these coding sequences:
- a CDS encoding LCP family protein, which yields MLERGNRVKDIKKKRSRLKGLLITLLVLIIVGAGAYTFRKPLALMAFDLFLSGQVEEKLEKSYSPIDGEKPKPVAAKQTEPFTALLLGVDQRDNEPARSDTLIYAVVRPEDSKVLLVSIPRDTYTEIVGRDKSDKINHAYAFGGAKMSKDTVANFLGYPADYYAAINFEGLREVVDELGGIELPIDKDIVNKHKDHEKFTIKAGKPLYDGQEALNFVRYREDSDFNRTKRHQIFLSALVDRMLKLDQIGKIPDLMNMLGENFKTDMTPSFIIDLSKQLLTNQAPQISGFTIMGEGMRKNGVYYIQANEEDVTFAEQLIENWSDPNTKTEDLLNPNAQSAQEGQNSEQPSL from the coding sequence ATGTTAGAACGAGGAAATAGAGTAAAGGATATAAAGAAAAAGCGCAGCAGACTTAAGGGCCTGCTCATCACGCTGCTGGTTCTGATTATTGTCGGAGCCGGCGCATATACATTCCGCAAGCCATTGGCTCTGATGGCCTTTGATTTGTTCCTGTCTGGGCAGGTGGAGGAGAAGCTGGAGAAGTCGTATTCCCCTATCGATGGAGAGAAGCCCAAGCCCGTTGCAGCGAAGCAAACGGAGCCGTTCACCGCTTTGCTGCTGGGAGTTGACCAGCGTGACAACGAGCCGGCTCGCTCCGATACGCTGATCTACGCCGTCGTACGTCCGGAAGATTCCAAAGTACTGCTGGTTTCGATTCCGCGGGATACGTACACGGAAATCGTAGGCAGGGACAAGAGCGATAAAATCAACCATGCCTATGCTTTTGGCGGGGCCAAAATGTCCAAGGATACGGTAGCCAATTTCTTAGGATATCCTGCTGACTATTATGCAGCCATCAATTTTGAGGGGCTTCGGGAAGTTGTCGATGAACTGGGCGGCATTGAGCTGCCGATCGATAAGGATATCGTCAATAAACACAAGGACCACGAGAAATTCACCATCAAGGCAGGCAAGCCGTTGTACGATGGGCAAGAAGCGCTTAATTTCGTCAGATACCGGGAGGATAGCGACTTCAACCGGACGAAGCGGCATCAGATTTTCTTGAGTGCGCTGGTAGACCGCATGCTGAAGCTGGATCAAATCGGGAAAATCCCCGATCTGATGAATATGCTGGGTGAGAACTTCAAGACAGACATGACCCCTAGCTTTATCATCGATCTCTCCAAGCAACTGCTGACCAATCAAGCGCCGCAAATCAGCGGGTTTACCATTATGGGTGAAGGGATGCGCAAAAACGGAGTCTACTATATTCAGGCGAATGAAGAAGATGTGACTTTTGCCGAGCAGCTGATCGAGAACTGGTCGGATCCGAATACGAAGACGGAGGATTTGCTGAATCCTAATGCACAGTCCGCCCAAGAGGGGCAAAATAGCGAGCAGCCTTCGTTATAA
- a CDS encoding oligopeptide ABC transporter substrate-binding protein, whose amino-acid sequence MKKRVSSKMLLPLLFAFMIVLSACTSGKGNDVTLPSPTNTPNQTDGNKKQTEEGLYSIEDFSNVKTNEGEAIKGGTITYGLVSDTPFEGILNYVFSSGIPDAKVLGWFDEALLTWDKNYVFTNDGAATYEVSEDGRTFTFTIRDNVNWHDGKPVTAEDWEFAHEVIAHKDYDGPRYGADFTNIEGLVEYREGKADKISGIKVLSDKKLQITYIKSTPSLLTGSIWTYPLAKHIFGNMEVAKMSSSSAVREKPISFGAFKVESIVPGESVVFAKNPDYWRGEPHLDKVVLKVINPTTIVQQLKSGGVDLVDSFPIDQFPDNADMSNVEYLGVVDRAYTYIGFKLGKWDEANKVVAPDPNAKMADVNLRRAMWHAVDNDQVGKRFYHGLRWNATTLIPPSHPEFHDASNPGIAYDVEKANQILDEAGYKKNGEFRTKPDGSELVINFISMTGGDIAEPLARYYVQSWNAIGLNVNMELAEFNSFYDRVGNNGKDDPNVDVYMGAWSVGIDVDPTGMYGRDALFNFPRYASEENDRLLAEGISEKAFDVATRQAIYKEWQQLMVNEIPVFPTLYRSVIVPVNKRILNYAIGDGTGLYLHELAVSQDKPFVAE is encoded by the coding sequence ATGAAAAAAAGGGTTAGCTCCAAAATGCTGCTGCCGTTATTGTTTGCATTCATGATTGTTCTTTCCGCCTGCACATCCGGCAAAGGGAACGATGTGACTCTGCCCAGTCCCACGAACACGCCAAACCAGACGGACGGCAACAAGAAGCAGACAGAGGAAGGCTTATACTCCATTGAGGATTTCAGCAATGTGAAGACGAATGAAGGGGAAGCAATCAAAGGGGGGACGATTACATATGGCCTTGTCTCCGATACGCCGTTCGAAGGCATCCTCAACTATGTTTTCTCCTCGGGTATTCCTGACGCCAAGGTTCTTGGGTGGTTTGATGAAGCGTTATTAACATGGGATAAGAACTATGTGTTCACGAACGATGGTGCAGCGACCTATGAGGTATCGGAGGATGGAAGGACTTTTACCTTCACGATTCGCGACAATGTCAACTGGCATGATGGTAAGCCTGTAACTGCGGAGGACTGGGAGTTTGCCCATGAGGTCATCGCTCACAAGGATTATGATGGCCCGCGCTACGGCGCTGATTTCACGAATATTGAAGGGTTGGTCGAATACCGGGAAGGCAAAGCAGATAAGATTTCCGGCATCAAAGTGCTGAGCGATAAGAAGCTGCAAATTACGTACATTAAATCAACGCCATCATTATTGACGGGCAGCATCTGGACGTATCCGCTAGCGAAGCACATTTTCGGAAATATGGAGGTCGCTAAGATGTCATCCTCTTCCGCAGTGCGCGAGAAGCCGATCAGCTTCGGTGCCTTCAAGGTGGAGAGTATCGTACCGGGGGAATCCGTGGTTTTTGCCAAGAACCCGGATTATTGGCGCGGCGAGCCCCATCTGGATAAAGTCGTGCTCAAGGTGATCAATCCGACGACGATCGTACAGCAATTGAAATCGGGCGGGGTTGATCTGGTGGATTCGTTCCCGATTGACCAATTCCCTGACAATGCAGACATGTCCAATGTAGAATATTTAGGAGTTGTCGATCGGGCATATACGTATATCGGCTTTAAGCTGGGCAAGTGGGATGAAGCCAATAAGGTCGTCGCCCCGGACCCCAATGCCAAAATGGCCGATGTGAACCTGCGCAGAGCCATGTGGCATGCCGTGGATAATGACCAGGTGGGCAAACGCTTCTACCATGGTCTGCGCTGGAACGCAACGACACTGATCCCTCCGTCGCATCCGGAGTTCCATGATGCCAGCAATCCAGGAATTGCGTATGACGTGGAGAAGGCCAATCAAATTCTGGATGAAGCCGGTTATAAGAAAAACGGTGAATTCCGCACCAAACCGGACGGCAGTGAGCTGGTGATCAATTTCATATCAATGACGGGCGGAGATATTGCGGAGCCGTTGGCCCGTTATTATGTGCAGTCCTGGAATGCGATCGGGCTGAACGTTAACATGGAACTGGCTGAATTCAACTCATTCTATGATCGCGTAGGAAACAACGGAAAGGATGATCCAAACGTCGATGTTTATATGGGCGCGTGGAGCGTGGGCATCGACGTTGACCCGACGGGCATGTATGGGCGGGATGCGCTGTTCAACTTTCCGAGATACGCCAGCGAAGAGAATGACCGCCTGCTAGCAGAGGGGATCTCCGAGAAGGCTTTCGATGTGGCTACTCGCCAAGCCATCTATAAAGAGTGGCAGCAGTTAATGGTCAATGAAATTCCGGTATTCCCGACGTTATACCGTTCCGTAATTGTACCCGTCAATAAACGTATTCTTAATTATGCCATCGGCGACGGCACCGGCCTCTATCTTCATGAGCTTGCCGTATCGCAGGATAAGCCATTTGTAGCGGAGTAG
- a CDS encoding ABC transporter permease — protein sequence MNKASGLAEDGAYEPAASPSSWQILWREIKRDKLALGSLILLGLVVVAVYGISLILDQKQIVTVDLFALYQPPSSKFWLGTDYGGRDVFGQLIIGTRNSLSIGIIVTLLTGLIGILVGLISGYFGGTADNISMRVVDFFMILPTLMIVIAFVAAVPKYSIISFSLIMTAFLWMGIARLIRSKALQEKELEYVKASRTLGSSHLKIMFTQVLPNLSSIIIVTMTLNLAANIGLESGLSFLGFGFPESTPSLGTLVSYARNPQTLEYRWWIWLPASLLILVLMLSINNVGQALKRATDARQRRG from the coding sequence ATGAATAAGGCAAGCGGGCTAGCGGAGGACGGAGCCTATGAGCCAGCGGCCAGCCCCTCAAGCTGGCAGATTTTATGGCGGGAAATCAAGCGGGATAAGCTGGCTTTGGGATCCTTGATTTTATTGGGGCTCGTCGTCGTTGCGGTCTATGGCATATCTTTGATCCTGGATCAAAAACAGATTGTTACGGTCGATCTATTTGCATTGTATCAGCCACCGTCCTCCAAGTTCTGGTTAGGCACAGACTATGGCGGGCGGGACGTCTTCGGGCAATTGATTATCGGTACCAGAAACTCGCTGTCGATCGGGATTATTGTAACCTTACTCACCGGATTGATCGGTATTTTGGTTGGACTTATATCCGGTTATTTCGGCGGGACGGCAGATAACATCTCGATGCGCGTGGTTGATTTTTTTATGATTCTGCCAACGCTGATGATCGTCATTGCCTTTGTGGCTGCAGTTCCGAAATACAGCATTATATCTTTCTCCTTGATCATGACGGCATTTCTATGGATGGGGATAGCCCGTCTCATAAGATCGAAGGCATTGCAGGAGAAGGAGCTTGAATATGTGAAAGCCTCAAGGACGCTCGGTTCATCCCATCTAAAGATTATGTTCACCCAGGTCCTGCCCAATTTAAGCTCCATCATCATTGTGACGATGACGTTGAATTTAGCGGCCAATATCGGCCTGGAGTCAGGTTTGTCTTTTCTGGGATTCGGTTTTCCGGAGAGCACCCCTAGTCTCGGAACCCTGGTCAGCTACGCCCGGAATCCGCAGACGCTGGAATATCGGTGGTGGATTTGGTTGCCGGCATCACTACTCATTCTTGTATTGATGCTTAGCATAAACAATGTCGGTCAAGCGCTCAAGCGTGCGACGGATGCAAGACAAAGAAGAGGATAA
- the opp4B gene encoding oligopeptide ABC transporter permease encodes MWKTILRRLLIMIPQIILLSVLVFILAKSLPGDALTGMLDPSVDPSMLAEQREKLGLNNPWHIQYWDWVKRAVQGDFGQSFRFKMPVTDLIGQRISNTIWLSLVTLVITYLIAIPLGIISGRYNDTWGDRIITGYTYLGFAAPLFIFSLLMLWIFGFHFRAFPTEGSVTPGLVPGSFDYMASKLYHLLLPALSMALITTVSTVQYLRSEIIDTKQKDFVLLARAKGASESRVYTHHILRNSLLPIAAFFGYEITGLIGGTVFIEYIFSYPGMGQLFLNSILIRDFSVVTALVLLYGIASILGSLISDIILGIVDPRIRIK; translated from the coding sequence ATGTGGAAAACGATTCTGCGCAGGCTGCTGATCATGATTCCGCAAATTATCCTGCTGAGCGTTCTCGTTTTTATTCTTGCGAAATCATTGCCGGGGGATGCCTTGACTGGAATGCTTGATCCTAGTGTCGATCCGTCGATGTTAGCCGAGCAGCGAGAGAAGCTTGGGCTGAACAATCCTTGGCATATTCAGTATTGGGATTGGGTGAAGAGGGCAGTTCAGGGCGATTTTGGCCAATCTTTCCGGTTCAAAATGCCCGTGACAGATTTAATCGGACAACGGATCAGCAATACGATTTGGCTGTCTTTGGTTACGTTAGTAATTACTTATCTCATCGCCATCCCGCTTGGGATCATTAGCGGTCGTTATAACGATACCTGGGGAGACCGGATTATTACCGGTTATACCTATCTGGGATTCGCTGCGCCTTTGTTCATTTTCTCGCTCCTTATGCTGTGGATTTTCGGATTTCATTTCCGGGCGTTCCCCACGGAAGGAAGCGTAACTCCCGGGCTTGTTCCGGGCAGCTTCGACTACATGGCCAGTAAACTATACCATTTACTGCTCCCCGCATTGTCTATGGCTCTGATAACTACCGTGTCTACTGTACAGTATTTACGCAGCGAGATTATTGATACGAAGCAGAAGGATTTCGTTTTGCTGGCTAGAGCGAAGGGAGCATCGGAATCTCGCGTGTATACGCATCATATTTTGCGAAACTCGCTTTTGCCAATCGCCGCATTTTTTGGTTATGAAATAACGGGGCTCATCGGGGGAACTGTGTTCATCGAATATATTTTTAGTTATCCGGGGATGGGACAGCTGTTTCTAAATTCTATTTTGATCCGTGATTTTAGCGTCGTTACTGCCCTGGTTCTTCTTTATGGCATTGCTTCCATTTTAGGTTCTTTAATTTCCGATATCATTCTGGGCATCGTGGATCCTCGCATTCGTATTAAATAA
- a CDS encoding ABC transporter ATP-binding protein, with product MALLEVRDLKVYFPVYGGVFRRVIDRVKAVDGVSLSIEPGQTYGLVGESGSGKTTTGRAIIGLNPVTAGQILFQGEDIGKGMRRSRSKFRRDIQMIFQDPYSSLNPKKRVLDIVAEPLRNFERLSAGEEKRRVQELLTQVGLSAETIHKYPHEFSGGQRQRIGIARAIALKPKLIIADEPVSSLDVSVQAQVLNFMQDIQKELNLTYLFISHDLGIIRHMCDYIGIMYKGRHVEQGTTRDIFEHPQHIYTKRLLAAIPDLDPRQREKRQRLRQTIRLEYEEAYSRYFDQEGLAYDLKPLSTTHFAALPERG from the coding sequence ATGGCACTTCTTGAGGTTAGAGATTTGAAGGTGTATTTTCCGGTCTACGGCGGGGTGTTCAGAAGGGTCATCGATCGGGTAAAGGCAGTGGACGGCGTCAGCTTGAGTATAGAGCCTGGGCAGACCTATGGTCTCGTTGGAGAGTCCGGCTCAGGGAAGACAACGACAGGGCGAGCGATTATCGGTTTGAATCCGGTCACCGCGGGACAGATCTTATTTCAAGGGGAGGACATCGGCAAAGGCATGCGCCGAAGCCGTTCAAAGTTCCGCAGAGATATTCAGATGATCTTCCAGGATCCGTATTCGTCATTGAATCCGAAGAAGCGGGTGCTGGATATCGTGGCGGAACCGCTGCGCAATTTCGAGCGATTGTCGGCTGGGGAGGAGAAGCGCCGCGTACAGGAGCTTTTGACCCAGGTCGGCTTAAGCGCAGAGACGATACATAAATATCCGCATGAATTTTCCGGAGGACAGCGTCAGCGGATCGGCATAGCCCGGGCAATCGCTTTGAAGCCTAAGCTCATTATAGCCGATGAACCGGTATCTTCGCTGGACGTCTCCGTGCAGGCCCAGGTGCTGAACTTCATGCAGGACATCCAGAAAGAGCTTAATCTCACCTATTTATTCATTAGCCATGATCTCGGGATAATCCGCCACATGTGCGATTATATCGGCATTATGTACAAGGGGCGGCATGTAGAACAGGGCACTACGAGGGATATTTTTGAGCATCCTCAGCATATTTATACGAAGCGTCTCCTGGCAGCCATTCCGGATCTGGATCCGAGGCAGCGGGAGAAGCGTCAGCGGCTGCGTCAAACGATCCGTCTGGAATATGAGGAGGCGTATTCCCGTTACTTTGATCAAGAAGGACTGGCTTATGATTTAAAACCGCTCTCCACCACTCACTTTGCGGCATTGCCCGAAAGGGGGTGA
- a CDS encoding ABC transporter ATP-binding protein — translation MNEELLKIENLSTSFRISDEWYAAVDDLSLTVKKNEILAIVGESGSGKSALAFSIMGLHTRARMEGKIYYHGQNLAAMSPAELNRLRGNEVSMIFQDPLSALNPLMIIGEQIEEVLLLHESKPSSSTKKSRKHRREQAIELLHKVGIPRPEYTYGQYPHELSGGMRQRVVIAIAIANEPKLLIADEPTTALDVTIQLQILELIRRLKEDMDAGIILITHDLGVVAEMADRVAVMYAGQIVEIASIYALMTNAKHPYTRSLMSSIPTASDERTKLHVIHGVVPSLKHLPRQGCRFRSRIPWISESKHEADPQLHEVEPGHYVRCTCYKDFHFLDH, via the coding sequence GTGAATGAAGAACTCTTGAAAATCGAGAATTTATCGACCTCATTTCGCATATCCGATGAATGGTATGCCGCTGTGGACGACCTTAGTCTAACGGTTAAGAAAAATGAAATATTGGCTATCGTCGGTGAATCTGGCTCGGGTAAAAGCGCGTTGGCTTTTTCCATTATGGGGCTGCATACGCGTGCTCGTATGGAGGGCAAGATTTACTACCATGGCCAGAACCTCGCAGCAATGTCTCCTGCTGAACTGAACAGGCTTCGTGGTAACGAAGTCAGTATGATCTTTCAGGATCCTCTATCTGCACTTAATCCTCTAATGATTATTGGAGAGCAAATTGAAGAAGTGCTGCTTCTTCATGAATCCAAACCATCTTCGTCAACTAAGAAATCCAGAAAACACAGAAGAGAACAAGCTATCGAATTATTGCATAAAGTAGGGATCCCCCGCCCGGAATATACATACGGGCAATATCCTCATGAATTATCCGGCGGCATGCGGCAGCGGGTAGTCATTGCGATCGCCATCGCAAACGAGCCGAAGCTGTTAATTGCCGATGAGCCGACGACGGCTCTTGACGTTACGATTCAGCTGCAAATTTTAGAACTGATCCGGCGCCTTAAAGAAGATATGGATGCAGGAATTATTCTCATTACGCATGATTTGGGTGTTGTGGCGGAGATGGCGGATCGGGTAGCGGTCATGTATGCCGGCCAGATTGTTGAAATCGCTTCAATTTATGCGCTGATGACAAATGCGAAGCACCCCTATACCCGTTCCTTAATGAGCTCCATACCTACCGCGAGCGACGAGAGGACGAAGCTGCATGTGATCCATGGCGTGGTACCGTCACTGAAGCACTTGCCCCGTCAAGGCTGCCGCTTTAGATCACGTATTCCATGGATCAGTGAATCGAAGCACGAGGCAGATCCTCAGCTGCATGAGGTCGAACCGGGCCACTATGTGCGCTGTACATGCTATAAGGATTTTCACTTTCTCGATCACTAA
- a CDS encoding ABC transporter ATP-binding protein yields MLAVRNLNFGYEKDKPLFKGISFEAHEGDIIWLRGPNGCGKTTLLRIIAQLIEADCEIYYEGRNLTDGRQILSQLSYIPVEPYLFDYLTGQENANFIRALFDIPEEQFNQEFGRMIDGFQMNHALKQFVQEYSLGMRHKLYWSSVLARKTSIILLDEPFSSFDPEAQAMASQMLTDRAKAGALIIFISHLKDLSREIATRTLEIQNGLLYESSKEYAKKEAENYV; encoded by the coding sequence ATGCTGGCAGTACGCAATTTGAATTTTGGCTATGAGAAAGATAAACCCCTTTTTAAGGGAATATCCTTTGAGGCTCATGAGGGAGATATTATATGGCTAAGAGGACCAAATGGATGCGGCAAAACGACCTTATTACGAATCATTGCCCAGCTAATCGAAGCGGATTGCGAAATATATTATGAGGGCCGTAACTTAACGGATGGAAGACAAATTTTATCACAGCTAAGTTATATTCCTGTGGAGCCTTACTTATTCGACTATTTAACCGGTCAAGAGAATGCTAATTTCATTCGGGCATTGTTCGATATACCCGAGGAACAGTTCAACCAGGAATTCGGCAGAATGATTGACGGGTTCCAGATGAACCATGCCCTTAAGCAGTTTGTTCAAGAATATTCGTTAGGCATGCGGCATAAATTGTATTGGTCTTCCGTATTGGCCCGGAAAACGTCCATTATCCTGTTGGATGAGCCTTTCTCTTCCTTTGATCCAGAAGCTCAAGCCATGGCCAGCCAAATGCTTACCGACCGGGCAAAGGCTGGAGCACTAATCATATTTATTTCGCATCTTAAGGATTTAAGCCGTGAAATTGCAACCCGCACTTTGGAAATACAAAACGGTCTATTATATGAGTCATCTAAAGAATACGCCAAGAAAGAGGCAGAAAATTATGTTTAA
- a CDS encoding stage II sporulation protein M codes for MVFLASVIFGFIVQSYDKPLPFEASGIVWWKYLFQNLKQSVIVILIGTATYGIGNIILLALNGMVVGVGLELTIQNGRADTIITAFLPHAVFEIPAILLACICPYIIWGIIKESIRQHRIQTHLIKSQLMPVLLAIIVFLVVAAVLEDVFSL; via the coding sequence TTGGTATTTCTGGCATCTGTTATTTTCGGATTTATTGTCCAGAGTTATGATAAACCGCTCCCTTTTGAGGCTTCAGGCATTGTGTGGTGGAAATATCTTTTTCAAAACTTAAAGCAGTCTGTAATCGTTATATTGATTGGAACGGCCACTTACGGGATTGGGAATATTATTTTGCTAGCTTTAAATGGGATGGTTGTAGGGGTTGGGCTGGAGTTAACCATTCAGAACGGACGGGCTGACACGATCATCACGGCTTTCCTTCCGCACGCGGTGTTCGAAATACCCGCCATACTCTTGGCCTGCATTTGCCCGTATATTATTTGGGGAATAATAAAGGAGTCTATTCGACAGCATAGAATACAGACCCATTTAATTAAAAGCCAGCTTATGCCGGTGCTATTAGCAATTATCGTCTTTTTGGTGGTCGCTGCTGTATTGGAGGATGTATTCAGTTTGTAG
- a CDS encoding uberolysin/carnocyclin family circular bacteriocin, translated as MFDIMAYLSIDKSLATQIVNLIDTMGYAAIAVSAIMTLLSAGSLAVTSVMIDAAILYVKDLLKKNLKAQAIAW; from the coding sequence ATGTTTGATATTATGGCTTATTTAAGTATCGATAAGTCGCTTGCGACACAAATTGTAAATCTGATCGATACGATGGGTTATGCGGCAATTGCAGTATCTGCAATTATGACTCTTCTATCTGCTGGTTCGCTCGCCGTAACTAGCGTGATGATCGACGCTGCAATTCTTTATGTAAAAGACCTCCTGAAGAAGAACCTGAAGGCTCAAGCTATCGCTTGGTAA
- the rpsR gene encoding 30S ribosomal protein S18: MSFKQREGGDDKRPARRGGRNKRRKVCFFTVNKITHIDYKDTELLKKFISERGKILPRRVTGTSAKYQRLLTIAIKRSRQIALLPYTTE, from the coding sequence ATGAGCTTCAAGCAAAGAGAAGGCGGAGACGACAAAAGACCGGCACGCCGCGGCGGCCGCAACAAACGTCGTAAAGTATGTTTCTTCACTGTGAACAAAATTACTCACATTGACTATAAAGATACTGAACTGCTTAAGAAATTCATCAGCGAGCGGGGCAAAATTCTGCCACGTCGCGTGACAGGAACAAGCGCGAAGTATCAACGTCTCTTGACGATTGCGATCAAACGCTCCCGTCAAATCGCATTGCTTCCGTACACTACGGAGTAA
- the ssb gene encoding single-stranded DNA-binding protein, producing the protein MLNRVILIGRLTRDPELRYTPSGVAVTQFTIAVDRPFTSQGGEREADFIPVVTWRQLAETCANYLRKGRLTAVEGRIQVRNYENNEGKRVYVTEVIADNVRFLESNREGGSGGGQREENPFGGSSAGGNSNRSSNFSRSQDPFSDDGKPIDISDDDLPF; encoded by the coding sequence TTGTTGAACCGTGTCATTCTGATCGGACGTCTAACTAGAGATCCCGAGCTGCGTTATACGCCGTCTGGCGTAGCGGTTACTCAGTTCACGATAGCCGTGGACAGACCGTTTACATCGCAAGGAGGAGAACGCGAAGCGGATTTTATTCCGGTCGTAACTTGGAGACAACTGGCTGAGACGTGCGCGAATTACTTGCGTAAGGGCCGCCTCACAGCTGTTGAAGGACGCATTCAGGTACGGAATTACGAGAATAACGAAGGCAAACGTGTATACGTAACCGAAGTCATTGCTGATAATGTCCGTTTCTTGGAGTCTAATCGTGAAGGTGGCAGTGGTGGCGGACAGCGCGAGGAGAATCCATTCGGTGGAAGCAGCGCGGGCGGCAATAGCAACCGCAGCAGCAACTTCTCACGCAGCCAAGATCCATTCTCTGACGATGGGAAACCGATCGATATATCGGATGACGATTTGCCATTTTAA
- the rpsF gene encoding 30S ribosomal protein S6 translates to MRKYEVMYIIRPELEQEAVQAVVDKFQGIIQNGGEITKHDLMGKRRLAYEINKIRDGIYVLVNFTATPDVVAELERILKISDEVIRYLITKDVA, encoded by the coding sequence ATGCGCAAATATGAAGTGATGTACATCATTCGTCCTGAACTTGAACAAGAAGCTGTTCAAGCCGTAGTTGACAAATTCCAAGGCATCATCCAAAACGGCGGTGAAATTACAAAGCACGACCTAATGGGCAAACGCCGGCTTGCGTATGAGATCAACAAAATCCGTGACGGTATTTACGTCCTGGTGAACTTCACAGCGACTCCTGATGTCGTTGCTGAGCTCGAGCGGATTCTGAAGATTTCCGACGAGGTTATCCGTTATCTCATTACGAAAGACGTAGCCTAA
- a CDS encoding YjzC family protein, with amino-acid sequence MGEQTEFEPGDKAPNPGIYTEVGEARSFHTQINNPKRVKLERGDTFPETTNKNRKWKKAEKARVH; translated from the coding sequence ATGGGTGAACAAACCGAATTCGAGCCTGGGGACAAAGCACCAAATCCCGGCATCTACACGGAAGTAGGCGAGGCGCGCAGCTTCCATACGCAAATCAACAACCCCAAGCGAGTCAAATTGGAACGCGGCGACACATTCCCCGAGACGACAAACAAGAACCGCAAGTGGAAAAAAGCCGAAAAAGCCCGCGTTCACTAA
- a CDS encoding phBC6A51 family helix-turn-helix protein — protein MSRQRKVLEAQLTPQQQRAAQLFVLNEWGELLGAEGKKKTMQELADEIGIARSTLFEWKSQEHFAAYVNYLSERNLDAMRSEAYIQLMRLIRGGANGIPSVKALDLFFRRYGLLTDRTVVEDMRLEIS, from the coding sequence ATGAGTAGACAACGCAAAGTATTAGAAGCGCAACTAACACCGCAACAGCAGAGAGCCGCGCAGTTGTTCGTACTGAACGAATGGGGCGAACTGTTAGGCGCGGAAGGAAAGAAGAAGACAATGCAGGAGCTCGCGGATGAGATTGGGATCGCGCGGTCAACACTGTTCGAATGGAAATCGCAGGAACATTTCGCTGCTTACGTTAATTATTTATCTGAGCGAAATCTTGACGCGATGAGATCGGAAGCTTACATTCAGTTAATGCGGTTGATTCGCGGAGGAGCAAACGGAATTCCTTCCGTTAAGGCGCTCGATTTATTCTTCCGTAGATACGGATTGCTCACCGATCGAACCGTCGTTGAAGATATGCGACTCGAAATCAGCTAG
- a CDS encoding helix-turn-helix domain-containing protein: MRNQRRRSPGEKRVNIAELSRITGLHRNGITKLYNEDTDGVKFDTLNKICKALSCEVGDLIEYISDDI, translated from the coding sequence ATCCGAAATCAAAGACGAAGAAGCCCGGGAGAGAAAAGAGTAAATATCGCGGAGCTTTCGCGTATTACAGGACTACATAGAAACGGAATTACTAAGCTTTATAACGAGGATACAGACGGTGTGAAATTTGATACGTTAAATAAAATCTGTAAGGCGCTGTCTTGTGAAGTAGGGGATTTAATCGAGTATATTTCTGACGATATCTAA